A DNA window from Pseudarthrobacter sp. W1I19 contains the following coding sequences:
- a CDS encoding NfeD family protein → MFEWLGENWWALWLTAFLAFAVIEMITLDLFFIMLGGGTLAALVADFAGADLWLQIVVFCVVSLLMIAFVRPVALSHLKKGPSDQRTNVDRLIGEQALVMEPVTSDSGLVKIGGDIWTARSAGGVLAAGQKVVVSAIDGATAVVSAPTSSAASPDTA, encoded by the coding sequence TTGTTCGAATGGCTCGGGGAAAACTGGTGGGCACTGTGGCTCACGGCTTTCCTGGCGTTTGCAGTGATCGAGATGATCACGCTTGACCTGTTTTTCATCATGCTTGGCGGGGGAACCCTGGCCGCCCTCGTGGCCGACTTCGCGGGCGCAGACCTGTGGCTGCAGATCGTGGTGTTCTGCGTGGTGTCACTGCTGATGATCGCCTTCGTCCGGCCCGTGGCCCTGTCCCACCTGAAGAAGGGCCCGTCGGACCAGCGGACCAACGTGGACCGGCTGATCGGTGAACAGGCGCTGGTGATGGAGCCTGTGACCTCGGACAGCGGGCTGGTCAAAATCGGCGGTGACATCTGGACTGCCCGTTCTGCCGGCGGGGTCCTTGCCGCCGGTCAAAAAGTTGTGGTCTCCGCGATCGACGGGGCCACAGCAGTGGTGTCGGCCCCGACCAGTTCCGCGGCCAGTCCAGATACAGCCTGA